Proteins from one Plasmodium cynomolgi strain B DNA, chromosome 10, whole genome shotgun sequence genomic window:
- a CDS encoding iron-sulfur cluster assembly accessory protein (putative), giving the protein MIARALPLLFLLAATITMATKKALRLTRCTSYLAPPQQMVNSRHTHGNRFRGRHVDRLRLLDESVKNNEHIIKLTDNAQKKIKQLVAETERESLILKLSVKNGGCKGLQYKLNPIRKDEIEADDYVQQFEELKFILSIDATSVIYIYNNILDYSYDLINGGFKCVSVIA; this is encoded by the exons ATGATCGCGCGAGCGCTCCCACTTTTGTTTCTCCTAGCAGCAACGATAACGATGGCAACGAAAAAGGCCTTGCGCCTAACTAGATGTACCTCTTATTTGGCACCCCCCCAGCAAATGGTCAATAGTAGGCACACACATGGCAATAGGTTCCGCGGGCGACATGTGGACAGACTGAGGCTCCTGGACGAATCAGTTAAAA ACAACGAGCACATAATCAAGTTAACGGACAACGCCCAAAAGAAAATCAAa CAACTGGTAGCAGAAACGGAAAGAGAAAGCCTAATACTAAAGCTGtctgtaaaaaatggaggctGCAAAGGGTTGCAGTACAAATTGAATCCCATCAGGAAG gACGAAATCGAGGCAGATGACTATGTGCAGCAGTTCGAAGAATTAAAGTTCATTTTGTCCATTGATGCAACTAGCGTTATTTACATTTACAACAATATATTGGATTACAGCTACGATTTAATCAATGGTGGATTTAAGTGCGTTTCCGTTATAGCATGA
- a CDS encoding G10 protein (putative): MPRIRTMNSRKPPEGWSKVESFLDEMNKKMRSLENEDTSKKRKSEILWPIFQINHQTSRYIYELYYKRKEISKELYDYLVQEKYVDGALISKWRKQGYENLCCLKCIQISDSNFSNTCICRVPKSNLGDRVLQCVNCGCRGCSSGDK; the protein is encoded by the exons ATGCCGCGCATCAGGACGATGAATTCAAGGAAGCCACCCGAGGGGTGGAGTAAAGTGGAATCCTTTTTAGatgaaatgaacaaaaaaatgcgcagCTTGGAAAACGAAGATACTTctaagaaaaggaaaagtgaaATTTTGTGGCCCATATTTCAAATCAACCACCAAACGTCTCGCTACATATACGAGCTGTACTACAAGCGGAAGGAAATATCAA AGGAACTGTACGACTACCTGGTGCAGGAGAAATACGTCGACGGCGCCCTCATAtcaaagtggaggaagcaGGGGTATGAAAACCTGTGCTGCCTCAAGTGCATTCAGATATCAGACAGCAACTTCAGCAACACCTGCATCTGTAGAGTACCCAAAAGTAATTTGGGCGATCGA GTTTTGCAGTGTGTAAATTGTGGATGCAGGGGATGCTCCAGCGGAGATAAATGA
- a CDS encoding hypothetical protein (putative) → MSMLQLEKIYQMDSMMSLIMGIFLTVVGSIFMAIANTFMKLGLSDTKKKKYMFTNYSCDMKWYIGFVVYCFGSFLHIIALGFAPASTLAPMNSFGLIANAIVANIYLNEKLGKIEIISTMGIFFGISICACASFLCDPKDDVHFNPINIIESWKNPWYIFYIFVSIFLSFFTLIYLNHQENKIISENEEIYATKRYIELNMYDEKKDDVENGNNLNASLNTKRLSETVNVYPKTIGLSYGFLAGLIGSQCVLEIKEIVAFLNIGLTNKHIYKTPLPHLCFIFLVISIYLQIHFLNLGLTRGDATLVVPTYYVFWTFFGTLGGLVKFNEIENFNFNSILLFLAGFVLTVLFISILAVQEIAFLRKYVDKEVPDISLDNLDIHAQVLQNKKLSKQVILNMGLFPVSLL, encoded by the coding sequence atgagcatGTTGCAACTGGAGAAGATATACCAAATGGACAGCATGATGAGCCTGATCATGGGCATATTCCTGACCGTAGTAGGGTCCATATTTATGGCAATCGCGAACACGTTCATGAAGCTGGGGTTGAGCGAcacaaagaagaagaagtataTGTTCACCAACTACTCGTGCGATATGAAATGGTACATAGGATTTGTCGTGTACTGCTTCGGAtcatttttacacataattGCATTAGGGTTCGCCCCAGCCAGTACCCTAGCCCCAATGAATTCATTTGGACTCATTGCTAATGCAATCGTTGCGAATATTTACCTGAACGAGAAGTTAGGCAAAATCGAGATAATATCCACAATGGGAATTTTCTTTGGAATTAGCATTTGTGCATGCGCTTCTTTCCTATGTGATCCCAAAGATGATGTGCACTTTAATCCCATTAACATAATCGAAAGCTGGAAGAACCCCTGGtacattttctacattttcgtttccatttttttatctttttttacattaatataTCTAAATCAccaggaaaataaaatcatatcagaaaatgaagagataTACGCAACTAAGAGATACATAGAGTTAAACATGTACgatgagaagaaggacgatgtagaaaatggaaacaatttAAACGCCTCGTTGAATACGAAAAGATTAAGCGAAACTGTAAACGTCTATCCAAAAACGATTGGGTTGTCATATGGCTTCTTAGCTGGGTTGATAGGATCTCAGTGTGTGTtagaaattaaagaaattgtggcatttttaaatatcggATTGACGAATAAGCATATCTATAAAACCCCACTACCCCACTTATGTTTTATCTTTCTCGTGATATCAATTTATCTTCAAAtacattttctaaatttgGGTCTAACAAGAGGGGATGCCACTTTAGTTGTGCCAACCTACTACGTATTCTGGACCTTCTTCGGAACATTGGGCGGTCTGGTAAAATTCAACGAAATAGAGaactttaattttaattcgATCCTTCTATTTTTAGCTGGTTTTGTGTTAACAGTGTTGTTTATCTCTATCCTCGCTGTGCAAGAAATTGCCTTCTTAAGAAAATATGTCGATAAAGAAGTACCAGATATATCGCTAGACAATTTAGACATCCACGCTCaggttttgcaaaataaaaagctatCAAAACAGGTTATTTTAAACATGGGATTATTTCCCGTTTCGTTGCTTG
- a CDS encoding 50S ribosomal protein L17 (putative): MKIHVLFFFLCKNMLAYVLKQNMSGEGILNRSSFKKVLHNRSNSLLAHTNKNFRKLGRDRAQRRALLRALTTSLLRHGKIVTTEAKAKEARRKVDRIITFAKKHDDNRQYAYRLIANYVYDRELALNIVKQAPVRYKERNGGYTRIKLLPKSRKGDAARMATLELV; the protein is encoded by the exons atgaagaTTCAcgtattgtttttttttctctgcaaaaatatgctgGCCTATGTGTTAAAGCAGAATATGTCCGGAGAAGGCATACTAAATAGAAGTAGCTTCAAAAAGGTTTTACATAATAGAAGTAACTCACTCCTGGCACATACCAACAAAAATTTCAGGAAATTAGGGAGAGATAGAGCGCAAAGGAGAGCCCTGCTTAGAGCCCTAACCACCAGT CTGCTCAGACACGGTAAAATTGTAACAACGGAGGCCAAGGCAAAGGAGGCCCGAAGGAAGGTGGACAGGATAATAACCTTTGCAAAGAAGCATGACGATAACAGGCAATATGCGTACCGCTTAATTGCAAACTACGTCTATGACAGGGAATTGGCTCTCAACATTGTTAAGCAG GCCCCAGTCCGATATAAAGAACGGAACGGAGGATACACAAGAATAAAGCTGTTACCGAAGAGCCGAAAAGGAGATGCGGCAAGGATGGCTACGTTGGAACTTGTGTAG